A region from the Acipenser ruthenus chromosome 13, fAciRut3.2 maternal haplotype, whole genome shotgun sequence genome encodes:
- the LOC117418115 gene encoding interferon regulatory factor 2-like isoform X2 yields MKTTRQKEMYQGRLRLRPWLEEQIRSNKYPGLEWVDEKSGMFQIPWKHAARQGWNIEKDAGLFRNWAMHTGKYKPGIDNPDPKTWKANFRCALNSLPDVKELHNKSIKKGNNAFRVYLLLPSFKIPKKRKAAFSKYLDASNMQSRYNPAACHSINSYCPIQTMKTQSPASQSLSSSFTDKEANKVSSSIQDEHSDTIQQIVEHLTNMDQWNDSYGNSKNSNSFVTFFQ; encoded by the exons ATGAAAACGACCAGACAAAAGGAAATGTATCAAGGCCGTCTTCGCTTAAGACCATGGCTGGAGGAACAGATACGATCCAACAAGTACCCAGGACTGGAGTGGGTAGATGAG AAGTCAGGAATGTTCCAGATTCCATGGAAGCATGCAGCACGTCAGGGCTGGAACATTGAGAAGGACGCAGGCCTTTTCAGAAATTGGGCAATGCACACAG GGAAATACAAACCAGGCATTGACAATCCAGACCCCAAGACATGGAAAGCCAACTTTAGATGTGCTCTGAATTCACTACCAGATGTGAAGGAACTTCACAACAAGAGTATCAAGAAAGGAAACAATGCCTTTAGGGTCTACCTACTGTTGCCATCCTTTAAAATCCCCAAGAAGAGAAAAG CGGCCTTCTCTAAATATTTGGATGCTTCAAACATGCAAAGCAGATACAATCCTGCCGCCTGCCACAGCATAAACAGCTACTGCCCAATCCAAACAATGAAAACCCAATCTCCAGCCAGCCAGAGCCTTTCTTCCAGCTTCACAGACAAAGAAG CCAACAAAGTGAGTTCCTCCATTCAAGATGAACATTCAGACACTATACAGCAG ATAGTCGAACACCTGACAAATATGGATCAATGGAACGATTCGTATGGCAACAGTaaaaattccaattcctttgtcACCTTTTTTCA ATGA
- the LOC117418115 gene encoding interferon regulatory factor 9-like isoform X1 produces MKTTRQKEMYQGRLRLRPWLEEQIRSNKYPGLEWVDEKSGMFQIPWKHAARQGWNIEKDAGLFRNWAMHTGKYKPGIDNPDPKTWKANFRCALNSLPDVKELHNKSIKKGNNAFRVYLLLPSFKIPKKRKVVKEEMYSEMQTAQDCSYYPSDIPRTDCCHPLEEFNAAFSKYLDASNMQSRYNPAACHSINSYCPIQTMKTQSPASQSLSSSFTDKEANKVSSSIQDEHSDTIQQIVEHLTNMDQWNDSYGNSKNSNSFVTFFQ; encoded by the exons ATGAAAACGACCAGACAAAAGGAAATGTATCAAGGCCGTCTTCGCTTAAGACCATGGCTGGAGGAACAGATACGATCCAACAAGTACCCAGGACTGGAGTGGGTAGATGAG AAGTCAGGAATGTTCCAGATTCCATGGAAGCATGCAGCACGTCAGGGCTGGAACATTGAGAAGGACGCAGGCCTTTTCAGAAATTGGGCAATGCACACAG GGAAATACAAACCAGGCATTGACAATCCAGACCCCAAGACATGGAAAGCCAACTTTAGATGTGCTCTGAATTCACTACCAGATGTGAAGGAACTTCACAACAAGAGTATCAAGAAAGGAAACAATGCCTTTAGGGTCTACCTACTGTTGCCATCCTTTAAAATCCCCAAGAAGAGAAAAG TTGTGAAAGAAGAGATGTATAGTGAAATGCAAACAGCACAAGACTGCTCATATTATCCATCAGACATTCCCAGGACGGACTGCTGCCACCCTCTGGAGGAATTTAATG CGGCCTTCTCTAAATATTTGGATGCTTCAAACATGCAAAGCAGATACAATCCTGCCGCCTGCCACAGCATAAACAGCTACTGCCCAATCCAAACAATGAAAACCCAATCTCCAGCCAGCCAGAGCCTTTCTTCCAGCTTCACAGACAAAGAAG CCAACAAAGTGAGTTCCTCCATTCAAGATGAACATTCAGACACTATACAGCAG ATAGTCGAACACCTGACAAATATGGATCAATGGAACGATTCGTATGGCAACAGTaaaaattccaattcctttgtcACCTTTTTTCA ATGA
- the vps26a gene encoding vacuolar protein sorting-associated protein 26A, producing the protein MSFLGGLFGPVCEIDVVLNDAETRKTAEIKTEDGKVEKHFLFYDGESVSGKVNLTVKQTGKRLEHQGIRIEFVGQIELFSDKSNTHEFVNLVKELALPGELTQNRSYDFEFMQVEKPYESYIGANVRLRYFLKVTIVRRLSDLIKEYDLIVHQLACYPDVNNSIKMEVGIEDCLHIEFEYNKSKYHLKDVIVGKIYFLLVRIKIQHMELQLIKKEITGIGPSTTTETETIAKYEIMDGAPVKGESIPIRLFLAGYDLTPTMRDVNKKFSVRYFLNLVLVDEEDRRYFKQQEIVLWRKAPEKIRKRTNFHQRYESPESRPAVSAEQPEM; encoded by the exons AGTTTCCTTGGAGGTTTGTTTGGTCCAGTGTGTGAAATCGATGTTGTTCTCAATGACGCTGAGACAAGGAAGACGGCAGAAATAAAGACAGAAGATGGCAAAGTAGAAAAACACTTCCTGTTCTACGATGGGGAGTCGGTTTCAGGGAAG GTAAATCTCACTGTTAAACAGACGGGAAAGAGACTAGAGCACCAAGGGATTCGGATTGAATTTGTAGGGCAGATTG AGCTGTTCAGTGATAAGAGCAACACCCATGAGTTTGTGAACCTGGTGAAGGAGCTGGCCCTGCCAGGAGAGCTGACCCAGAACAGGAGCTATGACTTTGAGTTCATGCAGGTGGAGAAGCCATACGAATCCTACATCGGCGCCAATGTCCGGCTCAG GTATTTCCTTAAAGTGACGATTGTGAGAAGGCTGTCGGACTTGATCAAGGAGTATGACCTCATAGTACATCAGCTAGCCTGCTACCCAGATGTGAACAACTCCATCAAAATGGAAGTGGGGATAGAAGACTGTCTACACATAGAGTTTGAATACAACAAGTCCAA GTACCACTTAAAAGATGTTATTGTGGGCAAAATCTACTTTTTGTTAGTGAGAATTAAAATACAGCACATGGAGCTTCAACTAATCAAAAAGGAGATTACTGGCATCG GACCTAGTACGACTACTGAGACTGAAACCATTGCTAAGTATGAGATCATGGATGGAGCTCCAGTGAAAG GTGAATCTATTCCTATCAGACTGTTTCTAGCAGGATATGACCTCACTCCCACAATGAGAGATGTGAACAAGAAGTTCTCTGTGCGTTACTTCCTCAACCTGGTTCTAGTGGATGAAGAGGACAGGCGGTACTTCAAACAGCAG GAAATTGTTCTGTGGAGGAAAGCACCTGAGAAGATACGAAAACGCACCAATTTCCACCAACGCTACGAGTCCCCTGAGTCCCGGCCAGCTGTGTCTGCTGAACAGCCTGAAATGTGA
- the LOC117418096 gene encoding myb-related transcription factor, partner of profilin-like isoform X2 produces the protein MQARERMRKHKFTEAELDVLIEEVTQKEDVLFGLQGNCMTTYEKNKIWVEIAHRLHATSGMHRTVSEIKRRWQDLKRRTKQKVEDARFHVSTTSPSSLLYLTAMEQRVYDSLNIQTVVKEEEQDIPRSSPHEDTFPIIITGSEKSEESPLPQPSILQTQQCVESTQAPVLLKPHMYTEQYTEQSTSMPFTNHETHVVNQECDNIQSQSPEEPLGCLPHTEEALPTCETQQASFPGLRNPRRIQNSPNRIVSVGHFEQQLLRAHREHTAVVKEGFRALTRQNRLIYREMCETNKNIARIASRLAEKNESVSDLAEELAGIHHKITESIDTTNCLQDRVIDLLASQQERSVIVVPSAVKGTALPSSSSAEVPATAVLKHEID, from the exons ATGCAGGCCAGGGAACGGATGCGCAAACATAAATTCACAGAAGCAGAGTTGGATGTTTTAATCGAAGAAGTGACTCAAAAAGAAGACGTTTTGTTTGGTTTGCAAGGGAACTGTATGACAACCTATGAGAAAAATAAGATATGGGTTGAAATAGCACACAGACTCCATGCCACGTCTGGTATGCATCGCACTGTAAGTGAAATAAAAAGAAGGTGGCAAGACCTTAAACGCAGGACAAAGCAGAAGGTTGAAGATGCAAGATTTCACGTCTCAACTACCAGCCCGTCTTCTCTCTTGTATTTGACTGCGATGGAGCAGAGAGTCTATGACTCCTTGAATATCCAGACAGTTGTAAAAGAGGAAGAACAAGACATTCCTCGGTCATCTCCACACGAAG acaccTTTCCAATTATAATCACAGGCTCTGAAAAAAGTGAGGAATCTCCTTTACCACAACCATCGATTCTACAGACTCAACAATGTGTGGAATCTACACAAGCACCTGTACTTCTAAAACCACATATGTACACAGAGCAGTACACAGAACAGTCTACCAGCATGCCTTTTACAAACCATGAAACTCATGTTGTGAACCAAGAGTGTGACAATATCCAGTCTCAAAGCCCTGAGGAGCCACTGGGCTGTCTTCCCCACACAGAAGAAGCACTTCCTACCTGTGAAACCCAGCAAGCCTCTTTTCCTGGACTGCGCAACCCTCGGAGGATCCAGAACAGTCCCAACAGGATCGTGTCAGTCGGGCACTTTGAGCAGCAGCTGCTGAGGGCTCACCGGGAGCACACTGCTGTCGTCAAGGAGGGCTTCAGAGCCCTGACCAGGCAGAACAGACTGATTTACAGGGAAATGTGCGAAACCAACAAGAACATTGCGCGCATCGCATCCCGCCTAGCGGAGAAAAACGAAAGTGTGTCAGATTTAGCCGAAGAGTTAGCGGGGATCCACCACAAGATAACGGAGAGCATCGACACAACTAACTGCCTTCAGGACAGGGTGATAGATTTGTTGGCTTCGCAGCAGGAGCGATCAGTCATCGTTGTGCCAAGTGCTGTGAAAGGCACCGCTTTACCCTCCTCTTCATCTGCAGAGGTGCCGGCCACAGCTGTACTTAAACATGAAATAGACTGA
- the LOC117418096 gene encoding uncharacterized protein LOC117418096 isoform X3 — protein sequence MAEKPSPYSHHSLCEEVSPPKDTFPIIITGSEKSEESPLPQPSILQTQQCVESTQAPVLLKPHMYTEQYTEQSTSMPFTNHETHVVNQECDNIQSQSPEEPLGCLPHTEEALPTCETQQASFPGLRNPRRIQNSPNRIVSVGHFEQQLLRAHREHTAVVKEGFRALTRQNRLIYREMCETNKNIARIASRLAEKNESVSDLAEELAGIHHKITESIDTTNCLQDRVIDLLASQQERSVIVVPSAVKGTALPSSSSAEVPATAVLKHEID from the exons ATGGCTGAGAAACCCAGtccatactctcaccactctctgtgtgaagaagtgtctcctcccAAAG acaccTTTCCAATTATAATCACAGGCTCTGAAAAAAGTGAGGAATCTCCTTTACCACAACCATCGATTCTACAGACTCAACAATGTGTGGAATCTACACAAGCACCTGTACTTCTAAAACCACATATGTACACAGAGCAGTACACAGAACAGTCTACCAGCATGCCTTTTACAAACCATGAAACTCATGTTGTGAACCAAGAGTGTGACAATATCCAGTCTCAAAGCCCTGAGGAGCCACTGGGCTGTCTTCCCCACACAGAAGAAGCACTTCCTACCTGTGAAACCCAGCAAGCCTCTTTTCCTGGACTGCGCAACCCTCGGAGGATCCAGAACAGTCCCAACAGGATCGTGTCAGTCGGGCACTTTGAGCAGCAGCTGCTGAGGGCTCACCGGGAGCACACTGCTGTCGTCAAGGAGGGCTTCAGAGCCCTGACCAGGCAGAACAGACTGATTTACAGGGAAATGTGCGAAACCAACAAGAACATTGCGCGCATCGCATCCCGCCTAGCGGAGAAAAACGAAAGTGTGTCAGATTTAGCCGAAGAGTTAGCGGGGATCCACCACAAGATAACGGAGAGCATCGACACAACTAACTGCCTTCAGGACAGGGTGATAGATTTGTTGGCTTCGCAGCAGGAGCGATCAGTCATCGTTGTGCCAAGTGCTGTGAAAGGCACCGCTTTACCCTCCTCTTCATCTGCAGAGGTGCCGGCCACAGCTGTACTTAAACATGAAATAGACTGA
- the LOC117418096 gene encoding t-SNARE domain-containing protein 1-like isoform X1: protein MQARERMRKHKFTEAELDVLIEEVTQKEDVLFGLQGNCMTTYEKNKIWVEIAHRLHATSGMHRTVSEIKRRWQDLKRRTKQKVEDARFHVSTTSPSSLLYLTAMEQRVYDSLNIQTVVKEEEQDIPRSSPHEVYRYLSRASFSLNDMAEKPSPYSHHSLCEEVSPPKDTFPIIITGSEKSEESPLPQPSILQTQQCVESTQAPVLLKPHMYTEQYTEQSTSMPFTNHETHVVNQECDNIQSQSPEEPLGCLPHTEEALPTCETQQASFPGLRNPRRIQNSPNRIVSVGHFEQQLLRAHREHTAVVKEGFRALTRQNRLIYREMCETNKNIARIASRLAEKNESVSDLAEELAGIHHKITESIDTTNCLQDRVIDLLASQQERSVIVVPSAVKGTALPSSSSAEVPATAVLKHEID from the exons ATGCAGGCCAGGGAACGGATGCGCAAACATAAATTCACAGAAGCAGAGTTGGATGTTTTAATCGAAGAAGTGACTCAAAAAGAAGACGTTTTGTTTGGTTTGCAAGGGAACTGTATGACAACCTATGAGAAAAATAAGATATGGGTTGAAATAGCACACAGACTCCATGCCACGTCTGGTATGCATCGCACTGTAAGTGAAATAAAAAGAAGGTGGCAAGACCTTAAACGCAGGACAAAGCAGAAGGTTGAAGATGCAAGATTTCACGTCTCAACTACCAGCCCGTCTTCTCTCTTGTATTTGACTGCGATGGAGCAGAGAGTCTATGACTCCTTGAATATCCAGACAGTTGTAAAAGAGGAAGAACAAGACATTCCTCGGTCATCTCCACACGAAG TTTATCGATACCTCTCTAGGGCCAGTTTCAGCCTCAACGACATGGCTGAGAAACCCAGtccatactctcaccactctctgtgtgaagaagtgtctcctcccAAAG acaccTTTCCAATTATAATCACAGGCTCTGAAAAAAGTGAGGAATCTCCTTTACCACAACCATCGATTCTACAGACTCAACAATGTGTGGAATCTACACAAGCACCTGTACTTCTAAAACCACATATGTACACAGAGCAGTACACAGAACAGTCTACCAGCATGCCTTTTACAAACCATGAAACTCATGTTGTGAACCAAGAGTGTGACAATATCCAGTCTCAAAGCCCTGAGGAGCCACTGGGCTGTCTTCCCCACACAGAAGAAGCACTTCCTACCTGTGAAACCCAGCAAGCCTCTTTTCCTGGACTGCGCAACCCTCGGAGGATCCAGAACAGTCCCAACAGGATCGTGTCAGTCGGGCACTTTGAGCAGCAGCTGCTGAGGGCTCACCGGGAGCACACTGCTGTCGTCAAGGAGGGCTTCAGAGCCCTGACCAGGCAGAACAGACTGATTTACAGGGAAATGTGCGAAACCAACAAGAACATTGCGCGCATCGCATCCCGCCTAGCGGAGAAAAACGAAAGTGTGTCAGATTTAGCCGAAGAGTTAGCGGGGATCCACCACAAGATAACGGAGAGCATCGACACAACTAACTGCCTTCAGGACAGGGTGATAGATTTGTTGGCTTCGCAGCAGGAGCGATCAGTCATCGTTGTGCCAAGTGCTGTGAAAGGCACCGCTTTACCCTCCTCTTCATCTGCAGAGGTGCCGGCCACAGCTGTACTTAAACATGAAATAGACTGA